A section of the Humulus lupulus chromosome 2, drHumLupu1.1, whole genome shotgun sequence genome encodes:
- the LOC133815987 gene encoding protein EPIDERMAL PATTERNING FACTOR 2-like, with product MKGSIICVAVFVIFVLLVPATMSTRNIAGRGDEHNNKRRRSVQVVPSQEEQQPNKYYSVEVTMKRTIPETAEVKVAGSRLPDCSHACGSCSPCRLVMVSFVCASLAEAETCPMAYKCMCRNKSYPVP from the exons ATGAAGGGTTCCATTATTTGTGTGGCTGTATTTGTCATATTTGTGCTCTTAGTTCCGGCCACCATGTCCACTAGGAACATAGCAG GTCGAGGAGATGAGCATAATAATAAACGACGTCGTTCGGTACAAGTAGTACCATCACAAGAAGAACAACAACCAAACAAGTACTACTCGGTAGAAGTAACAATGAAGAGAACAATACCAGAGACAGCAGAAGTCAAAGTAGCAGGTTCGAGATTGCCAGATTGTTCTCATGCGTGTGGTTCATGCTCCCCATGTAGATTAGTGATGGTCAGCTTCGTTTGTGCTTCTCTCGCTGAGGCCGAGACTTGTCCTATGGCCTATAAATGCATGTGTAGAAACAAGTCATACCCAGTTCCTTAA
- the LOC133815988 gene encoding NDR1/HIN1-like protein 6 — MDSGYPKNYAMFSENEGGLKPPPYRRNIPRYHSHNSKKSSSSCCFRCIGCFYCCLFLLVFLSAVLTFYLYTIYRPQVPNYGVNNFSVNTFNVMKDFSLVAEFVVVVKADNPNEHIGFIYGKDSYVIVTYTNSELCSGKLPAFHQPVKNTTLMSVELKGKSEFGSGLQEALMDNRHTGKIPLLVMVKVPVSIVLGSLPLRQVVVFVNCSLVVDNLQPDKKARILSSKYSYNVEF, encoded by the coding sequence ATGGATTCCGGTTACCCCAAAAACTACGCCATGTTCTCTGAGAACGAAGGAGGCCTTAAGCCACCGCCTTACCGCCGCAACATCCCTCGGTACCACTCACACAACAGCAAAAAATCCAGCTCCAGCTGCTGTTTCCGGTGCATAGGCTGCTTCTATTGCTGCCTTTTCCTCCTGGTTTTTCTCTCTGCTGTCCTCACTTTCTACCTCTACACAATTTACAGGCCCCAGGTCCCAAACTACGGCGTCAACAACTTCTCCGTCAACACCTTCAACGTCATGAAGGACTTCAGCCTCGTCGCCGAGTTCGTCGTCGTCGTAAAAGCCGACAACCCGAACGAGCATATCGGGTTCATCTACGGCAAGGATAGCTACGTCATTGTCACGTATACGAATTCGGAACTCTGCTCCGGGAAGCTGCCGGCGTTTCACCAGCCGGTGAAGAACACGACTCTGATGAGTGTGGAATTGAAAGGGAAGAGTGAGTTCGGGTCGGGGCTCCAGGAGGCGCTCATGGATAACCGTCACACCGGGAAGATTCCTCTGCTTGTAATGGTCAAGGTTCCAGTGAGTATCGTCTTGGGGAGTCTTCCGTTGAGGCAGGTTGTGGTGTTTGTTAACTGTTCGTTGGTCGTTGATAACTTGCAACCGGACAAGAAAGCCAGGATTTTGTCCAGTAAATACAGTTACAATGTCGAGTTTTGA